The Pseudomonas bijieensis DNA window TCGAATACGTTGATCCCCATGTCGTTGATCATGCGGATGATGTCTTCCACCTGTTCCGGATCTGAAATATCCTCCGGCAGGTGGTCGTTGACCTCCGCGTAAGTCAGGTAGCCCTGCTCACGACCCAATAGGATCAACTCTTTGATACGAGACTGCTGTTGCGCTTTTCCGGACATAACACCCTATCCACTGAAGGTCTTGGCGGGCAAAAAACAAGCCGAGGATTATACCTGAGCTGTGACCTCACGCGCCAGTTGAGGTCGGGTTTGATGCGCAAACATTGCGGCTAAGTAAGTCGCGCAATTGGTTTTTCTCTTCGCTGGTCAACTCGCTCTGGCGAGCTTTTCGCAGAAGTTGTTCCAGATTTCGCTCGCGTTGGCGGGCGGACAAGCTAGTAATGGTGTCGAAAAACTGTTGTTCAAGGTTGTCTCCATCAATCAGCCATTCCTTCTCGGCCAGGGCCTTCAAAAGACGTCCCTGCTCGGTACCGTGCCACCGCGCGATCAACTGGAAAGAGTTTAGCTTGGGGTTCTTCTGCACGGCTTCAAGGAGTGCCACCAGCAATTGCGTATTGCTGTGGTCCTCGGCGGCGAAGTGCCCTGCGTCCTCGACTTTTTCCGCCAGTTGCGGGTGATGCAGCAAGGTGCGCAAGGCGGCCAGTGTTGGTGGTTCGACGGCGGCCGGTACGCGCGGGGCACGTGGTTGGTCGCGATCGCCACGCTTGCCGTTCTTGTCCCAGGGTTTCTTGTCCCATTTCTTGCCGCCGCTACCGGGTTTTTTCGGCGTCCATTCCTGCTGGGGGGCGTAATCCTGCTGAGGTTGATGATAGTCGGCGAAATCCGGCATCGCGTCGTAATCGATGCCCGGGTCATAAGCCGGCGGCGCCTCCTGGGGCGCGCTGTGCACCAGTTGATTGACCGCTTCGCTGTTCAAGCCGGTGATTTCGGTCAGGCGCTGGCGCATCAGTGTGCGCAGGTTGGCACCGGGCACCTTGTCGATCAGTGGTGCCGCGAGGGTGGCCATGTGGGCCTTGCCTTCGAGGGAGCGCGGGTCGGCTTCCTCGGTCAACTGCTGGAAGAAATAATCGGCCAATGGTTGGGCGTGCTGGTTGATTCGTGCCCGGAACGCGTCGGTACCTTCGGAGCGCACCAGGGTGTCCGGGTCTTCGCCCTCGGGCAGGAACAGAAAGCGTGCCCGGCGGCCGTCCTGCAGGCACGGCAAGGTAGCTTCCAGGGCGCGCCAGGCGGCGTTGCGACCGGCCTGGTCACCGTCGAAGCAAAACAGCACGTTGGGCACGACGCGAAACAGGCGTTTCATGTGTTCTTCGCTGGTGGCTGTGCCCAGGGTCGCCACAGCGTTGCGCAGGCCTTGTTGGGCCAGGGCAATAACGTCCATGTAGCCTTCGACGACAATGATTTCATCGAGGTTGCGGTTGTTCTTGCGCGCTTCAT harbors:
- the dnaG gene encoding DNA primase, with the translated sequence MAGLIPQSFIDDLLNRTDIVDVVSSRLQMKKAGKNYTACCPFHKEKTPSFSVSPDKQFYYCFGCGAGGNALGFIMDHDNLDFPQAVEELAKAAGMEVPREESGRQHKPRQPTDSPLYPLLTAAADFYRQALKSHPARKAAVDYLKGRGLTGEIARDFGLGFAPPGWDNLYKHLSSDTLQQRAMIDAGLLIENAETGKRYDRFRDRVMFPIRDTRGRIIAFGGRVLGDDKPKYLNSPETPVFHKGQELYGLYEARKNNRNLDEIIVVEGYMDVIALAQQGLRNAVATLGTATSEEHMKRLFRVVPNVLFCFDGDQAGRNAAWRALEATLPCLQDGRRARFLFLPEGEDPDTLVRSEGTDAFRARINQHAQPLADYFFQQLTEEADPRSLEGKAHMATLAAPLIDKVPGANLRTLMRQRLTEITGLNSEAVNQLVHSAPQEAPPAYDPGIDYDAMPDFADYHQPQQDYAPQQEWTPKKPGSGGKKWDKKPWDKNGKRGDRDQPRAPRVPAAVEPPTLAALRTLLHHPQLAEKVEDAGHFAAEDHSNTQLLVALLEAVQKNPKLNSFQLIARWHGTEQGRLLKALAEKEWLIDGDNLEQQFFDTITSLSARQRERNLEQLLRKARQSELTSEEKNQLRDLLSRNVCASNPTSTGA